One segment of Polaribacter huanghezhanensis DNA contains the following:
- a CDS encoding RluA family pseudouridine synthase, with protein MQEENTDLENDELYEHFRFTASEGQEPLRVDKYLMNFVENATRNKVQQAAKAGNVLVNDVAVKSNYKVKPHDVVRVVLAHPPAENLLVAEDLPLDIIYEDDTVIVVNKAAGMVVHPGHGNYSGTLVNGLIHHIENLPTNSNERPGLVHRIDKDTSGLLVVAKTEFAMAHLSKQFFDRTTERLYYALVWGNVEEDEGVIEGNIGRSLKNRLQMDVFPEGDFGKHAVTHYKVLERLTYVTLVQCKLETGRTHQIRAHFKHIGHTLFNDERYGGNDILKGTTFTKYKQFVQNCFKTLPRQALHAKTLGFTHPKTGEFMRFNSEIPQDIADCLEKWRTYTINSKDEV; from the coding sequence ATGCAGGAAGAAAATACAGATTTAGAAAACGACGAATTATACGAGCATTTTAGATTTACCGCAAGCGAAGGTCAAGAACCTTTAAGAGTAGATAAATATTTGATGAATTTTGTAGAAAACGCAACGCGTAATAAAGTGCAACAAGCTGCAAAAGCAGGAAATGTTTTAGTAAATGATGTCGCCGTAAAATCGAATTATAAAGTAAAACCACATGATGTTGTTCGTGTGGTGTTAGCACATCCGCCAGCAGAAAATTTATTGGTTGCAGAAGATTTACCGTTGGATATTATTTACGAAGACGACACGGTAATTGTGGTTAATAAAGCAGCCGGAATGGTGGTGCATCCTGGACACGGAAATTATTCTGGAACCCTGGTAAACGGATTGATTCATCACATAGAAAATTTACCAACTAATTCTAACGAACGCCCAGGTTTGGTGCATAGAATTGACAAAGATACTAGTGGATTGTTAGTAGTTGCAAAAACCGAATTTGCAATGGCGCATTTATCAAAACAATTTTTTGACAGAACTACAGAACGTTTGTATTACGCGTTGGTTTGGGGAAATGTTGAAGAAGATGAAGGAGTCATTGAAGGAAATATTGGACGTAGTTTAAAAAATCGTTTGCAAATGGATGTTTTTCCTGAAGGAGATTTTGGAAAACATGCCGTTACACATTATAAAGTGTTAGAACGGTTGACTTATGTAACGTTGGTGCAGTGTAAATTAGAAACTGGAAGAACGCATCAAATTAGAGCGCATTTTAAACATATTGGTCACACTTTGTTTAATGATGAACGTTATGGCGGAAATGACATTTTAAAAGGAACTACGTTTACCAAATACAAGCAATTTGTACAGAATTGTTTTAAAACGTTGCCAAGACAAGCATTGCATGCAAAAACACTCGGGTTTACACATCCAAAAACAGGTGAGTTTATGCGTTTTAATTCTGAAATTCCGCAAGACATTGCTGACTGTTTAGAAAAATGGAGAACGTATACTATTAACTCTAAAGACGAGGTTTAG
- a CDS encoding DUF2809 domain-containing protein has protein sequence MSINKKYIYLTLLVLIIELIIAGYIQDQFIRPFVGDVLAVMLIFSFLRIFYKRNGLNLGFGVLLFAVTIEILQYVEFVKIVGLEDNKIATIILGATFDWLDILAYIIGVFISVLLDKKLTKNKEIASLHSQMNNL, from the coding sequence ATGTCAATCAATAAGAAATATATCTATCTTACTTTATTAGTATTAATTATTGAATTGATTATTGCGGGTTATATTCAAGATCAATTTATACGTCCTTTTGTTGGAGATGTTTTAGCTGTAATGCTTATTTTTTCATTTTTAAGAATTTTTTACAAAAGAAATGGTTTAAATCTTGGATTCGGGGTTTTACTATTTGCGGTTACAATTGAAATATTACAATATGTTGAATTTGTAAAAATAGTTGGACTTGAAGATAATAAAATAGCAACTATTATTTTAGGAGCTACTTTTGATTGGTTAGATATCCTCGCATATATAATTGGTGTATTTATTTCAGTTCTTTTAGACAAGAAATTAACTAAAAACAAAGAGATTGCTTCATTACATTCGCAAATGAACAATCTTTGA
- a CDS encoding D-alanine--D-alanine ligase — MGGYSSEVNISLKSGGVVYKNLDREKYNPYKVHILKEKWVVVDDASTEYPIDKNDFSVTYGGAKITFDCVFNAIHGTPGEDGKILAYFDLIGLKHTSAPFYQMALTFNKRDTLSVVKHYGIKTATSVYLNKGDVLNTDKIIATVGLPCFIKPNNAGSSFGISKAYSAEEISIGIEKAYKEDSEILIERFLDGPEVSVGVIQYKGDVKVLPITEIKSENDFFDYQAKYEGKSQEITPADLSKDTAEKVRKAAKKVYQILNMSGFSRSEYILVNNEPHFLEMNSVPGLTEESLLPQQANEANISLADLFDNAIEMALQKS; from the coding sequence ATGGGAGGTTACTCTTCCGAAGTAAACATTTCATTAAAAAGTGGTGGAGTTGTTTACAAAAATTTGGATCGGGAAAAATACAATCCGTATAAAGTTCATATTTTAAAAGAAAAATGGGTAGTTGTTGATGATGCAAGTACTGAATACCCAATCGATAAAAATGATTTTTCTGTAACTTATGGTGGAGCTAAAATAACTTTTGATTGTGTTTTTAACGCCATTCATGGAACACCGGGAGAAGACGGAAAGATTCTTGCTTATTTTGATTTAATAGGGCTAAAACATACGTCTGCTCCTTTTTATCAAATGGCATTAACGTTTAATAAAAGAGACACGTTAAGTGTTGTAAAACACTACGGAATAAAAACAGCAACTTCTGTTTATTTAAATAAAGGCGATGTTCTAAATACCGATAAAATTATTGCAACAGTTGGTTTGCCTTGTTTTATAAAACCAAATAATGCAGGTTCTAGTTTCGGAATTTCAAAAGCATATTCAGCCGAAGAAATTAGCATAGGAATAGAAAAAGCATACAAAGAAGATTCTGAAATTTTAATAGAACGTTTTTTAGACGGACCAGAAGTTTCAGTAGGTGTTATTCAGTATAAAGGAGATGTAAAAGTTTTACCAATAACTGAAATTAAATCTGAAAATGATTTCTTTGATTATCAAGCAAAATACGAAGGGAAATCTCAAGAAATAACTCCTGCAGATTTATCAAAAGATACTGCAGAAAAAGTAAGAAAAGCAGCAAAAAAAGTATATCAAATTTTAAATATGAGTGGGTTTTCTCGTTCAGAATACATTTTGGTAAATAACGAACCCCATTTTTTAGAAATGAATTCAGTGCCTGGCTTAACCGAAGAAAGTTTATTACCACAACAAGCAAACGAAGCCAATATTAGCTTGGCAGATTTATTTGATAACGCGATTGAAATGGCGTTACAAAAAAGTTAA
- a CDS encoding GNAT family N-acetyltransferase, which yields MQIREANTNDAAMIAELAITTFDETFGHLFEDRQILLDYFSRTFSEDKMKNSIQKENNVFWLAFVDENPVGYAKLKVHSPSEFVTRENVSQLQKIYVLKEFLSMKIGLKLQKTVLQKAADLGSKQIWLSVYVDNLRAINFYLKNGFEKVGEHQFQIGKYVFDFIAMNKSL from the coding sequence ATGCAAATTAGAGAAGCAAATACAAATGATGCTGCAATGATTGCAGAACTAGCAATCACAACTTTTGATGAAACTTTTGGACATTTATTTGAAGACAGACAAATCTTACTAGATTATTTTAGCCGTACTTTTTCTGAAGATAAAATGAAAAACAGTATTCAAAAAGAAAACAATGTATTTTGGTTGGCTTTTGTTGATGAAAACCCTGTTGGTTATGCAAAGTTAAAAGTGCATTCTCCATCAGAATTTGTGACTAGAGAAAACGTTTCTCAATTGCAGAAAATTTATGTTTTAAAAGAATTTCTGTCTATGAAAATCGGATTAAAACTCCAAAAAACAGTATTGCAAAAAGCTGCTGATTTAGGAAGTAAGCAAATATGGTTGTCTGTGTATGTTGATAATCTTAGAGCTATTAATTTTTACCTAAAAAACGGTTTTGAGAAGGTTGGAGAACATCAATTTCAAATAGGAAAATATGTTTTTGATTTTATAGCAATGAATAAAAGTTTGTAA
- the coaD gene encoding pantetheine-phosphate adenylyltransferase has translation MKKAIFPGSFDPITLGHIDIIKRGIHLFDEIVVAIGINADKKYLFSLEKRKKFIQDAFSSEDKITVETYTGLTVDYCKSIKANFILRGLRNPADFEFEKAIAQANGKLSNIETVFLLTSPETSFISSSIVRDILKNGGDASILVPKSVSESLNKK, from the coding sequence ATGAAAAAAGCAATTTTTCCAGGTTCATTCGATCCAATAACTTTAGGGCATATAGATATTATTAAAAGAGGAATTCATTTGTTTGATGAAATTGTAGTTGCCATCGGAATCAATGCTGATAAAAAGTATTTATTTTCTTTAGAAAAACGTAAAAAATTTATTCAGGATGCTTTTTCTTCGGAGGATAAAATTACTGTAGAAACCTATACGGGTTTAACAGTTGATTATTGTAAATCCATCAAAGCAAATTTTATTTTACGCGGCTTACGAAATCCTGCTGATTTTGAATTTGAAAAAGCTATTGCACAAGCCAATGGAAAATTATCAAATATAGAAACGGTGTTTTTATTAACGAGTCCAGAAACGTCTTTTATCAGTTCATCCATCGTTAGAGATATTCTTAAAAATGGTGGTGATGCTTCTATTTTAGTACCTAAATCTGTATCAGAATCTTTAAATAAAAAATAA
- a CDS encoding TonB-dependent receptor, whose amino-acid sequence MKKIIAILILTISIHSVQAQNSVTFIIKVKGSNDTLFGVNCILKNTTIGTSSDEKGACEFNNIPNGKQTFEFSYIGFKNVEKTYTFPLKDKQPIVIYLAENTVLETVTIFSTRTKNRIKEIPTKIEVLGNEEVVEETAINPGNISKLLGETSGIQVQHTSAISGNVSFRIQGLQGKYTQLLKDGFPSYGGFSSGLSLLQIPPLDLEQVEIIKGSASTLYGDGAIAGIVNLISKKPKDKPKFSVMLNQTHKGGNDISTYFSGKKGKFGATLIASTNTQKEKDINNNGFSDLPEYTRAVIAPKLFYTFDDNNKFEIGFSNVTENRIGGDIKAINNENDSNHPFFEENKTKRLTSNIKYENTSTSGNVLTLKASFGNFDRTLKTNTNIFSGVQKTVFSELSYYIEKEKHKFVSGMNFYFDDFNQKNPNTFTLNYNYKTIGVFSQDNWKITDKFFLEPGVRLDYNFKKGLFFLPRLAAMYHVTDHFFTRLSGGFGYKLPTPFTDEAERTRYQSVAFSTGLKTEKSMGLNLDFNYKTELTDELFLTLNQAFFITKINNPIIANQNLLANQIVKYETANGSIISKGLNTNLRLTLDELILYVDYTYLNPIKTYDQNKIVEYTPQNKLTSTLAYEDEEEHWKVGLEAFYFGNQYRENGTKTPNYWLLGASAQKEFGHFTIAINFENILDVRQTRYENIVSGSINNPNFNELYAPLDGFVGNMVLKYDLF is encoded by the coding sequence ATGAAAAAAATAATAGCAATACTCATTTTAACTATTTCAATACATTCTGTACAAGCACAAAATTCAGTAACTTTTATCATAAAAGTTAAAGGAAGTAATGATACCTTATTTGGTGTAAATTGCATATTAAAGAATACGACTATTGGAACAAGCTCAGATGAAAAAGGTGCTTGTGAGTTCAACAATATTCCAAATGGAAAACAAACATTTGAGTTTTCCTATATTGGTTTTAAGAATGTTGAAAAAACGTATACCTTCCCATTAAAAGACAAACAACCAATAGTCATTTATTTAGCAGAAAATACCGTATTAGAAACAGTAACTATTTTCTCTACAAGAACTAAAAACAGAATTAAAGAAATACCTACAAAAATTGAAGTTTTAGGAAACGAAGAAGTCGTTGAAGAAACAGCCATAAATCCGGGAAATATTTCTAAACTTTTGGGTGAAACATCTGGTATACAAGTACAACATACTTCTGCTATTTCAGGAAATGTAAGTTTTAGAATTCAAGGATTACAAGGGAAATATACACAATTGCTAAAAGATGGATTTCCGTCTTATGGCGGTTTTTCATCAGGACTAAGTTTATTGCAAATTCCACCCCTCGATTTAGAACAAGTTGAAATCATAAAAGGTTCGGCTTCTACACTTTATGGCGATGGTGCTATTGCAGGAATTGTAAATTTAATTTCAAAAAAACCAAAAGACAAACCTAAATTTTCTGTAATGCTTAATCAAACTCACAAAGGAGGAAATGATATAAGCACTTATTTTTCTGGTAAAAAAGGGAAGTTTGGTGCGACCTTAATTGCAAGTACTAACACCCAAAAAGAAAAAGACATCAATAATAATGGGTTTTCAGATTTGCCTGAATATACTAGGGCTGTAATTGCCCCAAAGTTATTTTACACTTTTGATGACAATAACAAATTTGAAATTGGTTTTAGTAATGTAACAGAAAATAGAATTGGTGGTGATATAAAAGCAATTAATAATGAAAATGACAGTAATCATCCATTTTTTGAAGAAAATAAAACAAAAAGATTAACTTCTAATATTAAATATGAAAACACGTCAACATCAGGAAATGTACTTACTTTAAAAGCTTCTTTTGGGAATTTTGACAGGACCCTAAAAACAAATACCAATATTTTTTCTGGTGTTCAAAAAACGGTATTTTCGGAATTATCATACTACATCGAAAAAGAGAAACACAAATTTGTAAGCGGAATGAACTTTTACTTCGATGATTTTAATCAAAAAAATCCAAATACGTTCACCCTAAATTATAACTACAAAACGATAGGTGTTTTTTCACAAGATAATTGGAAAATAACAGATAAATTTTTCTTAGAACCAGGCGTTCGCTTAGATTACAATTTTAAAAAAGGATTGTTTTTTCTTCCAAGACTGGCAGCAATGTATCACGTAACTGATCATTTTTTTACGCGTTTAAGTGGTGGATTTGGCTACAAATTGCCAACCCCTTTTACTGATGAAGCAGAACGAACCAGATATCAATCTGTAGCTTTTTCAACAGGTTTAAAAACAGAAAAATCAATGGGATTAAATCTTGATTTTAATTATAAAACCGAATTAACAGATGAATTATTCTTAACGTTGAACCAAGCGTTTTTTATCACAAAAATTAACAATCCTATTATTGCCAATCAAAATTTATTAGCCAATCAAATTGTAAAATATGAAACAGCAAATGGCTCTATAATAAGTAAAGGATTGAATACAAATTTACGTTTGACATTAGACGAATTAATACTATATGTTGATTACACCTATCTTAATCCTATAAAAACATACGACCAAAACAAAATAGTAGAATATACACCACAAAATAAATTAACCTCTACATTGGCCTATGAAGACGAAGAAGAACATTGGAAAGTTGGTTTAGAAGCCTTTTATTTTGGAAATCAATATCGTGAAAACGGCACTAAAACTCCCAATTACTGGTTACTAGGAGCATCGGCACAAAAAGAATTTGGACATTTTACAATAGCCATAAATTTTGAAAATATTTTAGACGTTCGTCAAACCAGATATGAAAACATTGTAAGTGGTTCCATAAACAATCCAAACTTTAATGAATTGTATGCCCCTTTAGACGGATTTGTTGGAAACATGGTTTTAAAATATGATTTGTTTTAA
- the yaaA gene encoding peroxide stress protein YaaA encodes MKIIISPAKSLDFESKVPASLHSQPQFLDDSVKLNKKLKTLSRKKIADFMSISKDLAELNYERNQNWSIPFTPDNSKQAIFAFTGEVFRGIDVNSLAADKIPLLQDRLRILSGLYGLLKPLDLIQAYRLEMGKKLKVGRTENLYQFWGDKIANALNEELAEDDLFINLASSEYFKVVNQKVLKVPMITPVFKDFKNGEYKTIMMFAKKARGLMVRYIIDNNITTIDGLKGFHIDGYGFDENMSTKTELVFTR; translated from the coding sequence ATGAAAATTATTATTTCTCCAGCAAAATCTTTAGATTTTGAAAGTAAAGTGCCAGCGAGTTTGCATTCGCAGCCACAATTTTTAGACGATTCAGTAAAACTGAATAAGAAATTAAAAACCTTGTCTCGAAAAAAGATTGCTGATTTTATGAGTATTTCAAAAGACTTGGCAGAACTGAACTACGAGCGCAATCAAAATTGGAGTATCCCATTTACACCAGACAATTCTAAACAAGCCATTTTTGCATTTACCGGAGAAGTTTTTAGAGGAATCGATGTAAATTCTTTAGCGGCAGATAAAATTCCGTTGTTGCAAGATCGGTTACGCATTCTTTCTGGTTTGTATGGTTTGTTAAAGCCGTTGGATTTAATACAAGCTTATCGTTTAGAAATGGGGAAAAAGTTAAAAGTTGGACGCACAGAAAACTTGTACCAATTTTGGGGCGATAAAATTGCCAATGCTTTAAACGAAGAATTAGCAGAAGATGATTTGTTCATCAACTTAGCAAGTTCAGAATATTTTAAAGTGGTCAATCAAAAAGTATTAAAAGTGCCCATGATTACGCCAGTATTTAAAGATTTTAAAAACGGAGAATATAAAACGATTATGATGTTTGCTAAAAAAGCACGCGGATTAATGGTGCGTTATATCATTGATAACAATATTACAACTATTGATGGTTTAAAAGGATTTCATATTGATGGTTATGGTTTTGATGAAAATATGTCTACCAAAACAGAATTGGTCTTTACACGATAA
- a CDS encoding potassium/proton antiporter, whose protein sequence is MTLTIENILLVGSLLLFLSIIVGKTSYKFGVPTLILFLTIGMLAGSDGIIGIRFNDPKIAQFIGIVSLNFILFSGGLNTQWSSVKPILKEGIALSTLGVLLTAISVGVFVWYVTDFTIYESMLLGSIVSSTDAAAVFSILRSKNLALRKNLRPTLELESGSNDPMAYVLTIAFLSLVINQDQGLLSVVPMFFQQMIFGAIAGFGFGKLSELIINKIKLGFEGLYPVLVIALMFITFSATDFVGGNGFLAIYICAVYIGNQDIIHKKTILKMYDGLAWLMEIVLFLTLGLLVFPTQVFPFMGIGLLISLFLIIIARPVAVFISLLFFKMKLRRRFYISWVGLRGAVPIVFATYPLLAGIEQANNIFNIVFFISVTSVLIQGTTLSIVAKWLNVATPDKKKILTDLDKFISDSPKTTMKEFEISPTCYAANKKIVALKFPKNAIIAMIKRDDKFITPNGSTIIEANDTLVVLSESQAGIDSVNLCLNKTEI, encoded by the coding sequence ATGACCTTAACCATTGAAAATATATTATTAGTTGGCTCTCTATTGCTTTTTTTAAGTATTATCGTTGGCAAAACATCGTATAAATTTGGCGTTCCAACATTAATTCTTTTCTTAACAATCGGAATGTTAGCGGGTTCTGACGGAATTATTGGCATTCGTTTTAACGATCCAAAAATTGCGCAGTTTATTGGAATTGTTTCGCTAAATTTTATTTTATTTTCTGGAGGATTAAACACGCAATGGTCTAGTGTAAAACCAATTTTAAAAGAAGGAATTGCTTTATCTACTCTTGGTGTTTTACTTACAGCAATTTCGGTTGGTGTTTTTGTTTGGTATGTTACCGATTTTACAATTTACGAAAGCATGTTGTTAGGTTCTATTGTATCTTCTACAGATGCAGCCGCCGTTTTTTCTATTCTTAGATCTAAAAATTTGGCTTTAAGAAAAAACTTAAGACCCACTTTAGAATTAGAAAGCGGAAGTAACGATCCGATGGCTTACGTGTTAACAATTGCATTTTTAAGTTTGGTTATCAATCAAGATCAAGGTTTATTATCCGTTGTTCCAATGTTTTTTCAACAAATGATTTTTGGCGCCATTGCAGGTTTTGGTTTTGGAAAATTAAGTGAACTTATTATCAATAAAATAAAACTTGGTTTTGAAGGTTTGTATCCTGTCTTGGTAATCGCTTTAATGTTTATTACTTTTTCGGCAACAGATTTTGTGGGCGGAAATGGATTTTTAGCCATTTATATTTGTGCTGTTTATATAGGAAATCAAGATATAATTCATAAAAAAACCATTTTAAAAATGTACGATGGTTTGGCTTGGTTGATGGAAATTGTGTTGTTCCTTACTTTAGGTTTGCTTGTTTTTCCTACGCAAGTTTTTCCGTTTATGGGAATTGGATTATTGATTTCTTTGTTTTTAATTATCATTGCGCGTCCTGTTGCCGTTTTTATCAGCTTGCTATTTTTTAAAATGAAACTTCGCAGACGTTTTTATATTTCTTGGGTTGGTTTACGTGGCGCAGTTCCTATTGTGTTTGCAACGTATCCGCTTTTAGCGGGAATTGAACAAGCAAATAATATTTTTAACATTGTCTTTTTTATTTCTGTTACTTCTGTATTGATACAAGGAACAACCCTGTCTATTGTTGCAAAATGGTTAAATGTTGCTACGCCTGACAAGAAAAAAATTCTTACAGATTTGGATAAATTTATTTCTGATTCGCCCAAAACCACGATGAAAGAATTTGAAATATCTCCAACTTGTTATGCAGCAAATAAGAAAATTGTAGCATTAAAATTTCCGAAAAATGCAATTATTGCAATGATTAAAAGAGATGATAAATTTATAACTCCAAACGGCTCTACAATTATTGAAGCCAATGACACACTTGTAGTACTTTCTGAAAGTCAAGCAGGAATTGACAGTGTTAATCTTTGCTTAAATAAAACAGAAATATAA
- a CDS encoding PASTA domain-containing protein, with translation MNIFKFIKSTSFFKQVAIVVVVSLLLVFVLKWWLGFTTNHDQKIEVPDLNKMELTEAAKKLQEVDLTFIVIDSTRYNPEYPNKSVIEQNPEAGDFVKEKRKIYLTVNPSKYNDVVLPDLNGRTKRQAITHLLSIGFRIGESFYVRDIGKDVVRGMKYNGSNLKPGEKRPKNSVIDLVLGDGKE, from the coding sequence ATGAACATTTTTAAATTTATCAAAAGCACCTCTTTTTTTAAACAAGTTGCAATTGTAGTAGTTGTCTCTTTATTGTTGGTTTTTGTATTAAAATGGTGGCTTGGTTTTACAACCAATCACGATCAAAAAATTGAAGTTCCAGATTTAAATAAAATGGAACTAACAGAGGCTGCTAAAAAACTACAAGAAGTAGACTTAACTTTTATTGTTATAGATTCTACAAGATACAATCCAGAGTACCCAAATAAATCGGTGATTGAACAAAATCCGGAAGCTGGAGACTTTGTAAAAGAAAAACGAAAAATTTACTTGACTGTAAATCCGTCTAAATACAACGATGTTGTGTTGCCAGATTTAAACGGAAGAACTAAAAGACAAGCAATTACACATTTGCTTTCTATCGGTTTTAGAATTGGAGAATCTTTTTATGTACGCGATATTGGTAAAGATGTTGTAAGAGGAATGAAATACAATGGAAGCAACTTAAAACCTGGAGAAAAACGACCAAAAAATTCGGTCATCGATTTGGTTTTAGGAGACGGAAAAGAGTAA
- a CDS encoding L-serine ammonia-lyase produces MSQFISVFDMLKIGVGPSSSHTLGPWRAAQLWIKKLNLEIITDVVTHIKVDLYGSLSLTGKGHATDLAVLLGLSGTDPEYIPIDSINAIISNIKDTGILKLNGLDDVPYTENTISFNRDFLPFHSNGMTFTAYHDTKVLSKETYYSIGGGFIVQENDNLEDEIEISKKNFPYPINRAKQLEEYCEAENKLISDIVLLNELELKSADEIDFELRRIWDTMLECMYIGCHTDGILPGGLNVKRRALSMHDKLIKDSSYTNPKEWITAIRSTEVKFREILKWVSCFALSVNEVNASLGRVVTAPTNGSAGVIPAVLMYYLVIENHDADFVHIKKFLLVAGEIGSIFKKNATISAAMGGCQAEIGVSSSMAAAALTEVLGGTPAQCLVAAEIAMEHHLGLTCDPIGGLVQIPCIERNAMGAIKAINAAELALDTDPKDTKVPLDKVIDTMWETAKDMNRNYKETSEGGLAITVRLADC; encoded by the coding sequence ATGTCGCAATTTATTAGTGTTTTTGATATGTTAAAGATTGGAGTTGGACCATCAAGTTCTCATACTCTTGGACCTTGGCGTGCCGCTCAGCTTTGGATAAAAAAGTTGAATCTAGAAATTATCACCGATGTAGTTACACATATTAAAGTAGATTTATACGGATCTCTTTCTTTAACAGGAAAAGGACACGCAACCGATTTAGCTGTTTTATTAGGTTTAAGCGGAACAGATCCAGAATACATTCCGATTGATTCTATAAATGCAATCATATCAAACATAAAAGACACAGGAATTCTAAAACTAAATGGTTTAGATGATGTTCCTTATACAGAAAATACGATCTCTTTTAATAGAGATTTTTTACCATTTCATTCAAACGGAATGACGTTTACTGCGTATCATGATACCAAAGTACTTTCTAAAGAAACCTATTATTCTATTGGTGGCGGATTTATTGTGCAAGAAAATGACAATTTAGAAGATGAAATAGAAATTTCAAAAAAGAACTTTCCATATCCTATCAACAGAGCAAAACAATTAGAAGAATATTGTGAAGCAGAAAATAAATTAATTTCTGATATTGTTTTATTAAACGAATTGGAATTAAAATCTGCCGATGAAATTGATTTTGAATTGCGTAGAATTTGGGATACGATGTTAGAATGTATGTACATTGGTTGTCATACAGATGGAATTTTACCTGGCGGATTAAATGTAAAACGCAGAGCTTTAAGCATGCATGATAAATTGATTAAAGATAGTTCTTATACAAATCCGAAAGAATGGATTACTGCAATTAGAAGTACAGAAGTAAAATTTAGAGAAATCTTAAAATGGGTAAGTTGTTTTGCCTTATCTGTAAACGAAGTAAACGCTTCTTTAGGAAGAGTTGTTACAGCACCAACCAACGGAAGTGCAGGTGTAATTCCAGCTGTTTTAATGTATTATTTAGTGATTGAAAACCATGATGCTGACTTTGTACACATCAAAAAATTCTTATTAGTTGCTGGTGAAATTGGAAGTATTTTTAAAAAGAATGCAACTATTTCTGCTGCGATGGGCGGTTGCCAAGCAGAAATTGGCGTTTCTTCTTCAATGGCTGCTGCTGCATTAACTGAAGTTTTAGGAGGAACACCAGCGCAATGTTTGGTTGCTGCTGAAATTGCAATGGAACATCATTTAGGTTTGACTTGTGATCCGATTGGTGGTTTGGTTCAAATTCCGTGCATAGAACGCAACGCAATGGGAGCGATAAAAGCAATTAATGCCGCAGAATTGGCATTAGATACCGATCCAAAAGACACAAAAGTTCCGTTAGATAAAGTGATTGATACGATGTGGGAAACTGCAAAAGACATGAACAGAAACTACAAAGAAACTTCTGAAGGTGGTTTGGCAATTACAGTTCGTTTAGCCGATTGCTAG